CTCAGCTCCATCACCGAGCCGATGAACGGCGCGTTGACCGTGACGCCGCGCAGGTCCACGTTCTCCGCGCTCTTGTTGCCGCGCTTCGCCGTCTTGAATTCGTTGTAGACGCCCGCCACCAACTGGCAGTTGGCGCAGTCGCTCTCGATCGCCGTCATGTCCTCGAGCGTCAGGTTGTGCCGCCGCGACTCGCGCCAGTAATCGTCGAGCGAGCTGAAGCCCTGGGAGAATTTGCTCACACTGAAGGAGGTGGAACCGAACTCCATCACCTGCGCGGTCACGTATTCGTTCAGCCCCTGCACCACGGAGACCACCGCGATCACGCTGGCCACGCCGATGATCACGCCCAGCAAGGTGAGGAAAGAGCGCAGTTTGTGCGCGCGCAGCGCCTCGAACGCGATCCGCAATACTTCTCGTTTGGACATGGCGGTGCCGGAAATCCTAGCAGCTTCCCCGCTGCCTCCCTAGGACTTCGCCGTCGCTGCCTTCGGCCGGATCCCCACCGCACCCAGCAGCCGCCCCGTCTTGCCAGATTGAGCCCGGTAAGAGAACAGCAGCTTCGGCTTGCACGCCGTGCACATCGCGAGGCCGGTGATGTTCGCCGGCGGGACGCCGGCGTCTTCGAGCTGCCGCCGGTTGGCTTTGGCGAGGTCGAGGTGCAGTTGCGGCCCGATGGTCTCGCTGTGTCCAGGAGCGCGCGCGGTGAGGAAGAGCAGCGGATACCGCTCGCGCACCGGGTCGGACTTGTAGACCTCTTCGAACAACTCGCCGGCGCAGGGAAATTGTGACTCGAACTTGTCGCGCACCTCGGCGCCGACCGCATAACAGCACACGCCGACGCCGGGGCCGATGGCGGCGAGCAGCTTGTCCGGGTCGGAACCGAACTCCTTGCGCATCCTGCCCACACCTTTTTCCACGATGCGCGCCAGCGTGCCGCGCCATCCCGCGTGGAACGCCCCCACGGCGCGGTGTTCCGGATCCACCACCAGGACGGGCAGGCAGTCCGCGGCCTGTATGGCGAGCAGCACGCCGGGAACATTGGTGACCAGGCCGTCGCCAGTCAGCGCCGGCTGCGTTTTCCCAAGCTTCGAGGCCCGCGCTTTATCAATGCGATGAATCACGTCGGAGTGCACCTGCTTCAGCGTGACGAGCGGCCAAGCCTCGCTTCCGCCCGCACCTAGCGCATCCAAAAAACGTCGGCGGTTGCGTTCCACAGAACCCCGCGCGTCCGCTTTGGTAAAACCGAGATTGAGATCGTCCGCGCGGCCGTATGCCTTTGACACTCCGCCCGGCCGCGTCGAGAAGCCGTGCACCAGCCACGGCACGCGCTCGAGCGGCTTGGCGCGCAACACGCGCACCGCCGATGGTTTTCTGGTTGCCGTCATGGTTTTGATTATGGCAGACGGCCGCGTAGAAACGGGAATGGCGGCCGCGCTTGTCCTTTCTCCTTTCTCCTCTGCTACCATCTTCCCGCGCATGTATTCCGACTTCCATGTCACCGAGCGTTGGAGCGGCAAGCCGCAGCACTGCGTCTTCCAGGCGCTGATCACCGCCATCTCCACCCGCCATGCCGACGCCATCGACATAAAGTTCATGGTGGATGGGCAGCCGGTCTGGATCGCGCTGCCGCATCCTGCGTGGATCGAGTACCACGCGCGCACCGGCCGCGTGCTCACCGACCCACTCGCCATCCAGACCGCCGGCCACTACCTCAAGCGGGCGATTGAAGACGGCTCTGCCAGCGGCCGCGAGATGTATTCGCTCGGCGTCGCGGAGACGCTCCAGCACGTGCAGGCGGTTCTAGCGGAAAAGCCTGTCCCTGCGGAAGCCCTCTAGCCCCCTGGCCAAACGTCCCCGGGTAGAGACGCCCTTCTAGGCGCCTCCGAAAGCTATAGATCCCCCGCCGCATCCTGGCCTAGTGCCCTTCCTTGTTCCTTTCTTGGCAAGCGCCTGCCGGAAGATGCACAATGAAGGTTTCGGGAGTGAGGAGAATCGCGCTCATGTCTACCAGGACGCAGCTCAGCGAGCTGGACCAGTTACTGGAAGGCGGCAACGTTCGCCGCAACCTCAAAGCCAAAGACCTCACCGCGTTTGCGCTCGAGCGCAAGGAAGCGGTACTGGCTTCGAACGGCGCGCTCGTCGCCGAGACCGGCAAGCGCACCGGGCGCTCCCCCCAAGACCGCTTCATCGTGAAAGACGCCCTCACCGCCGGCACGGTGGATTGGGGCACGGTCAACCAGCCTTTCGCTCCGGAAAAGTTCGAGGCCCTGCTCGGCCGCGTGCTCGGCTATCTCAAGGGCAAAGACATCTTCGTGCAAGACCTTTACGCCGGCGCCGATCCGCAGTATCGCCTGCCGGTGCGCTTCGTGAACGAATACGCGTGGCACAACCTGTTCGTCCGGCAATTGTTCGTTCGCCCCGGCGCCGCCGAACTGAAGGATCACAACCCCGAATTCACCGTCATCTGCGCCCCCGGATTCCTCGCCGAACCCGGGCGCGATGGCACCAACTCCGAAGCCTTCATCCTGCTCGATTTCACCCGCCGGATGGTGCTCATCGGCGGCACGCGCTACGCCGGGGAGATGAAGAAGTCCGTCTTCGGGATCATGAACTTCATGCTGCCCGAGCGCGACGTCTTTCCCATGCACTGCTCGGCGAACCTCGGCGCTGCGGGCGATACCGCGCTCTTCTTTGGATTGTCCGGCACCGGCAAGACCACGCTCTCCGCCGATCCCTCGCGCCGGCTCATCGGCGACGACGAGCATGGCTGGTCGCCCACCGGCATCTTCAACTTCGAGGGCGGTTGTTACGCCAAGTGCATCAAGCTCTCGAAGGCCAACGAGCCGCAGATCTGGAACGCGTTGCGCACCGGCACCGTGCTCGAGAACGTGGTGCTCGATCCCGAGACCAAGATCCCCGATTACGACGACGACCGATTGACCGAGAACACGCGCGCCGCGTATCCCATCGACTACATCGAGAACGCGATCATCCCCGGCATCGGCACGCATCCCAAACAGATCGTCTTCCTCACCGCCGACGCCTTTGGCGTGCTGCCCCCCATCGCCAAACTCTCGCCCGAACAGGCGATGTACCACTTCCTCTCCGGATACACCGCCAAAGTCGCGGGCACCGAGGCGGGCGTGAAGGATCCGCAGGCGACTTTCTCCACCTGCTTCGGCGCGCCTTTTATGCCGCGTGCCCCCAAGGTCTACGCTGAGATGCTCGGCGAACGCATGCGCAAGCACGGCGCGCAATGCTGGCTGGTGAATACGGGATGGTATGGCGGCCCCTATGGCACGGGAAAACGCATGAGCCTTCCCTACACTCGCGCCATGGTGCGCGCGGCGATCGGCGGACAGTTGAACGATGTGGAGTTCGTCCACGAGCCCGCCTTCGGGCTTTCCATCCCCAAGCACATCGATAGCATCCCCGAACGGGTGCTGAACCCGCGCGACTCCTGGACCGACAAGAACGCTTATGACAAGAAGGCGGCCGAGTTGGCCGAGCGTTTCGTGAAGAACTTCCAGAGGTTCGACGCCCCCGAAGCGGTGCGTGCGGCCGGCCCGTCCCCGGTCATGAAGTAGTTCTCAGTTCCCGGTTCTCAGTTCTCAGAAGGAGCGTCGCGCGGAAGCGGCGCTCCTTTGTTCAGACGAGTGTTCAGACTAGCCACTAGTCACCAGCCACTAGCCACTATGTTTTCCAGAAAACTTCGCGTCGAATACGAAGCTGACGGCAAACGGCTGCCCTGCCCGCTGAAGTGGCTCGACAGCTTTGCCATGCGCAACTTCACCAACGACGCCGTTTTTGATGACACCCTGCCCACCGCCGACGGCCAGATGGAGGCCGGCGCGCGCGTCCCACTCGAAAAGCTGCAACCTGCGATGGAAGATTGGTTCCGGAAGAAGGGCTATCTGAAGGCGGGACAGCGGCTGGTACTGACCACTGACCACTGACCACTGGTCCTTACGGGTGCCGCGGCTCGCCG
Above is a genomic segment from Acidobacteriota bacterium containing:
- the pckA gene encoding phosphoenolpyruvate carboxykinase (ATP), which gives rise to MSTRTQLSELDQLLEGGNVRRNLKAKDLTAFALERKEAVLASNGALVAETGKRTGRSPQDRFIVKDALTAGTVDWGTVNQPFAPEKFEALLGRVLGYLKGKDIFVQDLYAGADPQYRLPVRFVNEYAWHNLFVRQLFVRPGAAELKDHNPEFTVICAPGFLAEPGRDGTNSEAFILLDFTRRMVLIGGTRYAGEMKKSVFGIMNFMLPERDVFPMHCSANLGAAGDTALFFGLSGTGKTTLSADPSRRLIGDDEHGWSPTGIFNFEGGCYAKCIKLSKANEPQIWNALRTGTVLENVVLDPETKIPDYDDDRLTENTRAAYPIDYIENAIIPGIGTHPKQIVFLTADAFGVLPPIAKLSPEQAMYHFLSGYTAKVAGTEAGVKDPQATFSTCFGAPFMPRAPKVYAEMLGERMRKHGAQCWLVNTGWYGGPYGTGKRMSLPYTRAMVRAAIGGQLNDVEFVHEPAFGLSIPKHIDSIPERVLNPRDSWTDKNAYDKKAAELAERFVKNFQRFDAPEAVRAAGPSPVMK
- the pgeF gene encoding peptidoglycan editing factor PgeF codes for the protein MTATRKPSAVRVLRAKPLERVPWLVHGFSTRPGGVSKAYGRADDLNLGFTKADARGSVERNRRRFLDALGAGGSEAWPLVTLKQVHSDVIHRIDKARASKLGKTQPALTGDGLVTNVPGVLLAIQAADCLPVLVVDPEHRAVGAFHAGWRGTLARIVEKGVGRMRKEFGSDPDKLLAAIGPGVGVCCYAVGAEVRDKFESQFPCAGELFEEVYKSDPVRERYPLLFLTARAPGHSETIGPQLHLDLAKANRRQLEDAGVPPANITGLAMCTACKPKLLFSYRAQSGKTGRLLGAVGIRPKAATAKS